A section of the Arcobacter roscoffensis genome encodes:
- a CDS encoding inositol monophosphatase family protein has translation MINKIVEIVKEASLILKEGYYKNKDVNFKGKKDLVTKYDVAVENFLKERLSQEFKEFNIIAEESDNSNIEFNDSIIIDPIDGTTNFVNQVPHTCISLGVYKNKKPFIGVVYNPILDELYTAQVGQGAYLNGEKLEVSKENDFQKALLSTGFPYTSGTCEDDLNDVIKKIKDILPKCQDIRRLGSAAIDLCYVAKGTYEGYYEMNLKAWDVSAGLIILQEAGGKVSNIDGNEYTLFEDKYIVASNNHIHEDLIKNLNL, from the coding sequence ATGATAAATAAAATAGTAGAAATAGTAAAAGAAGCATCTTTGATTTTAAAAGAGGGTTATTATAAAAATAAAGATGTAAACTTTAAAGGTAAAAAAGATTTAGTTACAAAGTATGATGTTGCAGTTGAAAATTTTTTAAAAGAAAGACTTTCACAAGAGTTTAAAGAGTTTAATATTATTGCAGAAGAATCAGACAATAGTAATATTGAATTTAATGACTCAATTATAATTGATCCTATTGATGGAACAACAAATTTTGTAAATCAAGTACCTCATACTTGTATCTCGTTAGGTGTTTATAAAAATAAAAAACCTTTTATTGGTGTTGTATATAATCCAATTTTAGATGAACTGTATACAGCACAAGTTGGACAAGGAGCGTATTTAAATGGTGAAAAATTAGAAGTTTCAAAAGAAAATGACTTCCAAAAAGCTCTTTTATCTACAGGTTTCCCATATACAAGTGGTACTTGTGAAGATGATTTAAATGATGTTATTAAAAAAATAAAAGATATATTACCGAAGTGTCAAGATATAAGAAGACTAGGTTCTGCTGCTATTGATTTATGTTATGTAGCAAAGGGAACTTATGAAGGATATTATGAAATGAATTTAAAGGCTTGGGATGTAAGTGCAGGGCTTATTATTTTACAAGAAGCAGGTGGAAAAGTAAGTAATATAGATGGAAATGAATATACGCTATTTGAAGATAAATATATCGTAGCTTCAAATAATCATATACATGAAGATTTGATTAAAAATCTAAATCTTTAA
- a CDS encoding YkgJ family cysteine cluster protein has product MKQFIDTSNDYFTFSSCETCEANCCDGRKGTVFSQIILSDFEEIYENYPILFIFGELGYLKPVIILTNGKDFCPHLKDFRCGIYEKRSSICRTYPLSANIDNKIYIDSLCPAVNKNNKDSLIVENSNVNKDFFVPILDNYQDKYIDTFHEFDKFNKKEDLEHCITIKGILFYKYNKESTNKYMKMHQESLIHLEKPYFKDLDF; this is encoded by the coding sequence ATGAAACAATTTATAGATACAAGCAATGACTATTTTACTTTCTCTTCATGTGAAACTTGTGAAGCAAACTGTTGTGATGGAAGGAAAGGAACTGTATTTTCTCAAATTATATTATCTGATTTTGAAGAAATATATGAGAACTATCCTATTCTTTTTATTTTTGGTGAATTAGGTTATCTAAAACCTGTAATTATTCTTACAAATGGCAAAGACTTTTGTCCACATTTAAAAGACTTTAGGTGTGGCATTTATGAAAAAAGGTCTTCAATATGTAGAACATACCCTTTAAGTGCAAACATTGATAATAAGATTTATATAGATTCTCTTTGTCCTGCTGTTAATAAAAATAACAAGGACTCTTTAATAGTAGAGAATTCAAATGTTAATAAAGATTTTTTTGTTCCTATTTTAGATAATTATCAAGACAAATATATAGATACTTTCCATGAGTTTGATAAGTTTAATAAAAAAGAGGATTTAGAACACTGTATTACAATAAAAGGAATTCTATTTTATAAATATAATAAAGAAAGTACTAATAAATATATGAAGATGCATCAAGAATCTTTGATACATCTTGAAAAGCCTTATTTTAAAGATTTAGATTTTTAA